Proteins from one Escherichia coli genomic window:
- a CDS encoding AlpA family transcriptional regulator, whose translation MTSYQLLRLRQVEQKTGLKRSQIYLYMKEGAFPRSIKIGPASVAWLESEIDEWINKKLSDR comes from the coding sequence ATGACATCTTATCAGTTACTACGCCTCAGACAGGTTGAGCAAAAAACAGGGCTGAAGCGTTCACAGATATACCTTTATATGAAAGAGGGTGCATTTCCCCGTTCAATAAAAATAGGCCCTGCTAGTGTTGCCTGGCTCGAGTCTGAGATTGACGAGTGGATCAACAAAAAGTTATCTGACCGATAA
- the fyuA gene encoding siderophore yersiniabactin receptor FyuA yields MKMTRLYPLALGGLLLPAIANAQTSQQDESTLVVTASKQSSRSASANNVSSTVVSAPELSDAGVTASDKLPRVLPGLNIENSGNMLFSTISLRGVSSAQDFYNPAVTLYVDGVPQLSTNTIQALTDVQSVELLRGPQGTLYGKSAQGGIINIVTQQPDSTPRGYIEGGVSSRDSYRSKFNLSGPIQDGLLYGSVTLLRQVDDGDMINPATGSDDLGGTRASIGNVKLRLAPDDQPWEMGFAASRECTRATQDAYVGWNDIKGRKLSISDGSPDPYMRRCTDSQTLSGKYTTDDWVFNLISAWQQQHYSRTFPSGSLIVNMPQRWNQDVQELRAATLGDARTVDMVFGLYRQNTREKLNSAYDMPTMPYLSSTGYTTAETLAAYSDLTWHLTDRFDIGGGVRFSHDKSSTQYHGSMLGNPFGDQGKSNDDQVLGQLSAGYMLTDDWRVYTRVAQGYKPSGYNIVPTAGLDAKPFVAEKSINYELGTRYETADVTLQAATFYTHTKDMQLYSGPVGMQTLSNAGKADATGVELEAKWRFAPGWSWDINGNVIRSEFTNDSELYHGNRVPFVPRYGAGSSVNGVIDTRYGALMPRLAVNLVGPHYFDGDNQLRQGTYATLDSSLGWQATERMNISVYVDNLFDRRYRTYGYMNGSSAVAQVNMGRTVGINTRIDFF; encoded by the coding sequence ATGAAAATGACACGGCTTTATCCTCTGGCCTTGGGGGGATTATTGCTCCCCGCCATTGCTAATGCCCAGACTTCACAGCAAGACGAAAGCACGCTGGTGGTTACCGCCAGTAAACAATCTTCCCGCTCGGCATCAGCCAACAACGTCTCGTCTACTGTTGTCAGCGCGCCGGAATTAAGCGACGCCGGCGTCACCGCCAGCGACAAACTCCCCAGAGTCTTGCCCGGGCTCAATATTGAAAATAGCGGCAACATGCTTTTTTCGACGATCTCGCTACGCGGCGTCTCTTCAGCGCAGGACTTCTATAACCCCGCCGTCACCCTGTATGTCGATGGCGTCCCTCAGCTTTCCACCAACACCATCCAGGCGCTTACCGATGTGCAAAGCGTGGAGTTGCTGCGAGGCCCACAGGGAACGTTATATGGCAAAAGCGCTCAGGGCGGGATCATCAACATCGTCACCCAGCAGCCGGACAGCACGCCGCGCGGCTATATTGAAGGCGGCGTCAGTAGCCGCGACAGTTATCGAAGTAAGTTCAACCTGAGCGGCCCCATTCAGGATGGCCTGCTGTACGGCAGCGTCACCCTGTTACGCCAGGTTGATGACGGCGACATGATTAACCCCGCGACGGGAAGCGATGACTTAGGCGGCACCCGCGCCAGCATAGGGAATGTGAAACTGCGTCTGGCGCCGGACGATCAGCCCTGGGAAATGGGCTTTGCCGCCTCACGCGAATGTACCCGCGCCACCCAGGACGCCTATGTGGGATGGAATGATATTAAGGGCCGTAAGCTGTCGATCAGCGATGGTTCACCAGACCCGTACATGCGGCGCTGCACTGACAGCCAGACCCTGAGTGGGAAATACACCACCGATGACTGGGTTTTCAACCTGATCAGCGCCTGGCAGCAGCAGCATTATTCGCGCACCTTCCCTTCCGGTTCGTTAATCGTCAATATGCCTCAGCGCTGGAATCAGGATGTGCAGGAGCTGCGCGCCGCAACCCTGGGCGATGCGCGTACCGTTGATATGGTGTTTGGGCTGTACCGGCAGAACACCCGCGAGAAGTTAAATTCAGCCTACGACATGCCGACAATGCCTTATTTAAGCAGTACCGGCTATACCACCGCTGAAACGCTGGCCGCATACAGTGACCTGACCTGGCATTTAACCGATCGTTTTGATATCGGCGGCGGCGTGCGCTTCTCGCATGATAAATCCAGTACACAATATCACGGCAGCATGCTCGGCAACCCGTTTGGCGACCAGGGTAAGAGCAATGACGATCAGGTGCTCGGGCAGCTATCCGCAGGCTATATGCTGACCGATGACTGGAGAGTGTATACCCGTGTAGCCCAGGGATATAAACCTTCCGGGTACAACATCGTGCCTACTGCGGGTCTTGATGCCAAACCGTTCGTCGCCGAGAAATCCATCAACTATGAACTTGGCACCCGCTACGAAACCGCTGACGTCACGCTGCAAGCCGCGACGTTTTATACCCACACCAAAGACATGCAGCTTTACTCTGGCCCGGTCGGGATGCAGACATTAAGCAATGCGGGTAAAGCCGACGCCACCGGCGTTGAGCTTGAAGCGAAGTGGCGGTTTGCGCCAGGCTGGTCATGGGATATCAATGGCAACGTGATCCGTTCCGAATTCACCAATGACAGTGAGTTGTATCACGGTAACCGGGTGCCGTTCGTACCACGTTATGGCGCGGGAAGCAGCGTGAACGGCGTGATTGATACGCGCTATGGCGCACTGATGCCCCGACTGGCGGTTAATCTGGTCGGGCCGCATTATTTCGATGGCGACAACCAGTTGCGGCAAGGCACCTATGCCACCCTGGACAGCAGCCTGGGCTGGCAGGCGACTGAACGGATGAACATTTCCGTCTATGTCGATAACCTGTTCGACCGTCGTTACCGTACCTATGGCTACATGAACGGCAGCAGCGCCGTCGCGCAGGTCAATATGGGTCGCACCGTCGGTATCAATACGCGAATTGATTTCTTCTGA